From a single Flavobacterium sp. genomic region:
- a CDS encoding alpha-amylase family glycosyl hydrolase, whose product MKNQILVLLTLFTGLFINAQVTITPSSFNVTDQITITVSTAPQSCNQMGVTPAKVYMHAGIGNDTNAFGFSVIGNWGQDDSIGLMTNNGNGTWSITLTPSTYFGLNGTQQANATKLGMVFRNANGSETLKLAPSCGDFIFNVGTFQVNLTAPVNNSSTIINSGGNLTISANNTGGNASYNLKANGTSINTSSTSNYAFNHTNITSNTSYELEVTIGASTITRRFSVIVNPGSTTQAIPSGLVNGINYNITDNTKATLVLEAPGKDFVYVAGSFNNYTPDTTFAMKKDPSSSKFWLELTGLTPGANNTYQYWVVDQTPIANSPSLVKAADPCSTMILSPYDDQWIPNTTFPNRPAYPAGQEREVTWFKTGTTPYNWQVTNFTKPNKDKLIIYELLIRDFDSNRNYQDVINRIQYFKDLGINAIQLMPIMEFEGNESWGYNTAFHMALDKFYGTPEKLKELVDLCHQNGIAVILDIAFNHAFGRNPMIRMWMNDPDGDGWGGPASDNPYFNTTARHSYSVGDDFNHSSTLTKNYVKQTVKHWIEEYKIDGFRWDLTKGFTQNCSGGDDACTNAYQQDRVDVLKEYADYCWSLDNNHYVIFEHLGTDGEEQQWANYRFGEGKGIMMWGEMYTQYKELAMGYATQNISRMSHTSRGFTGKRLIGYPESHDKDRMMYEAITYGNGGGAFPVNGNLTNALNRMGAIGATSILVPGPKMIWHFGELGNNQSIYTCANGTVNDEGTFYPGDCKLDTKEQVQWTGNWLADARRTSILRDWSKLIKLKTSEPVFMGDHAISPDVNNVKQRIYIYDNTIATTQLRNVVVLANFSVANLTINPSFPTDVYTYPMTWYDLMNNNAPVVINNPTDVISVNSGRFRVFGNKPATLSSDDFETIQNNITIYPNPTKNSFALTQDASKLEIYNIAGQLVKTFNNVISNQQLDSTNLETGLYLIKITDTNGISQTKKMLKE is encoded by the coding sequence ATGAAAAACCAAATTTTAGTCCTATTAACACTATTCACTGGATTATTTATAAATGCACAAGTTACCATTACACCAAGTAGTTTTAATGTAACTGACCAAATAACAATAACTGTTTCAACAGCTCCGCAATCCTGTAATCAAATGGGAGTTACTCCAGCTAAAGTATATATGCATGCAGGAATTGGAAACGACACAAATGCTTTTGGTTTCTCTGTAATAGGAAACTGGGGACAAGACGACTCTATCGGATTAATGACCAATAATGGTAATGGTACTTGGAGTATAACTCTAACACCAAGCACCTATTTTGGTTTAAATGGAACTCAACAAGCGAATGCCACTAAATTAGGTATGGTTTTCAGAAATGCTAATGGTAGCGAAACTTTAAAACTAGCTCCATCATGTGGTGACTTCATTTTCAATGTAGGTACTTTTCAAGTTAACTTAACTGCACCGGTAAATAACAGCAGTACAATTATCAATTCAGGAGGTAACCTAACAATTTCAGCTAACAATACAGGAGGTAATGCAAGCTATAATTTAAAAGCAAATGGAACTAGTATTAATACAAGTTCAACATCTAATTATGCTTTTAATCACACAAATATTACATCAAATACTAGTTACGAATTAGAGGTTACTATTGGTGCTTCAACAATAACCAGAAGATTTTCGGTAATTGTAAATCCAGGGAGTACAACTCAAGCAATACCAAGCGGTTTAGTAAATGGAATTAATTACAACATAACTGACAATACTAAAGCAACACTTGTTCTAGAAGCTCCTGGAAAAGATTTTGTTTATGTAGCCGGTAGCTTTAACAACTATACCCCTGACACCACTTTCGCAATGAAGAAAGATCCAAGTTCTAGTAAATTTTGGTTAGAACTTACCGGATTAACTCCTGGGGCAAACAACACTTATCAATATTGGGTAGTTGATCAAACTCCTATTGCTAACTCACCTTCGTTAGTAAAAGCTGCCGATCCTTGCTCTACAATGATTTTGTCTCCTTATGACGACCAATGGATTCCTAATACTACATTCCCTAATAGACCTGCATATCCTGCTGGACAAGAACGCGAGGTAACTTGGTTTAAGACAGGCACAACTCCATACAATTGGCAAGTAACCAATTTTACAAAACCAAACAAAGATAAATTGATTATTTATGAGTTATTAATTCGCGATTTTGATTCAAATAGAAACTATCAAGATGTAATTAATAGAATTCAATATTTTAAAGATTTAGGAATAAACGCCATTCAATTAATGCCTATAATGGAATTTGAAGGAAATGAAAGTTGGGGATACAATACCGCTTTTCATATGGCTTTAGATAAGTTTTATGGAACACCAGAAAAGTTAAAAGAATTAGTCGATTTATGTCACCAAAATGGCATTGCAGTAATACTTGACATTGCCTTTAATCATGCTTTCGGAAGAAATCCAATGATTAGAATGTGGATGAATGATCCAGATGGTGATGGTTGGGGTGGTCCTGCAAGTGACAATCCTTATTTTAATACAACAGCAAGACATAGTTATAGCGTGGGTGACGATTTTAACCACTCCTCTACTTTAACCAAAAATTATGTAAAGCAAACCGTAAAACACTGGATTGAAGAATACAAAATAGATGGTTTTAGATGGGATTTAACAAAAGGGTTTACACAAAACTGTAGTGGTGGAGACGATGCGTGTACGAATGCTTATCAGCAAGACCGTGTAGATGTGTTAAAAGAATACGCCGATTATTGTTGGTCATTAGATAATAACCATTATGTGATTTTTGAACATTTAGGAACAGATGGAGAAGAACAACAATGGGCTAACTATAGATTTGGTGAAGGTAAGGGAATTATGATGTGGGGAGAAATGTATACTCAATACAAAGAACTAGCAATGGGTTATGCAACACAAAACATTTCTAGAATGTCACACACAAGTCGTGGTTTTACAGGAAAAAGACTTATTGGTTACCCAGAAAGTCATGATAAAGATAGAATGATGTATGAAGCTATAACCTATGGAAATGGTGGTGGAGCTTTTCCTGTTAATGGAAATTTAACCAACGCATTAAATAGAATGGGGGCAATTGGCGCAACAAGTATTTTAGTGCCGGGTCCAAAAATGATATGGCACTTTGGAGAACTTGGCAACAATCAATCTATTTACACTTGTGCTAATGGAACTGTTAATGATGAAGGTACATTTTATCCTGGCGATTGTAAGCTTGATACAAAAGAACAAGTCCAATGGACAGGAAATTGGTTGGCTGACGCAAGAAGAACTTCAATTTTAAGGGATTGGTCTAAACTTATTAAACTCAAAACATCGGAACCTGTTTTCATGGGTGATCATGCAATTAGTCCAGATGTAAATAACGTGAAACAACGTATTTATATTTATGACAATACAATTGCAACAACGCAATTAAGAAATGTGGTGGTATTAGCAAACTTTTCGGTGGCAAATTTAACTATCAATCCAAGTTTCCCAACAGATGTTTATACTTACCCTATGACATGGTATGATTTGATGAATAATAATGCTCCTGTTGTTATTAATAATCCAACAGATGTTATAAGTGTTAATTCTGGAAGATTTAGAGTGTTTGGAAACAAGCCAGCGACTTTATCATCGGATGATTTTGAAACAATTCAAAATAACATTACTATTTATCCTAACCCTACCAAAAATAGTTTCGCTTTAACGCAAGATGCTTCTAAATTAGAAATTTATAACATTGCAGGACAATTAGTAAAAACATTTAACAATGTAATTTCAAATCAACAATTAGATAGTACAAACCTAGAAACAGGTCTCTATTTAATCAAGATAACAGATACAAATGGTATAAGCCAAACAAAAAAAATGTTAAAAGAGTAA
- a CDS encoding SusE domain-containing protein — MKNILRNFLAISALSFAFISCEDEQDLMFLTPEGSFEILTPTSGDEVTLNATTPLNPGLTMSWEDANYGTTPTEITYEVEIDKTGDEFDSPLVVTSTTNTYITITSDVLNSSVVAVGLTPFTQGSIDIRVKSTVGSQSSEVQYSNVINYLVTPYSTELPKLAVPGNHQGWNPPTAPRIASSAFGETDYEGYVWLNGGFKFVAPDASGNFNWGNTDYGDDGSFSGVLVATGETDCTASAGYYRVKADPTAGTWSAAPVSWGIIGAATPTGWGSDTDLIYNPTTKKLEIASIALVPGAFKFRGNNAWSNGFDLGTVNADGYLIDGGDLTFSGAAGNYKVILDLSNPRRYTYELIAL, encoded by the coding sequence ATGAAAAATATACTTAGAAACTTTTTAGCAATATCGGCTTTATCATTTGCTTTTATTTCATGTGAAGATGAACAAGATTTAATGTTCTTAACTCCAGAGGGATCATTTGAAATTCTTACACCAACATCAGGAGATGAAGTAACATTAAATGCTACAACTCCTTTAAACCCTGGACTAACAATGTCTTGGGAAGATGCTAATTATGGGACAACTCCAACAGAAATTACTTATGAAGTTGAAATCGATAAAACAGGAGATGAATTTGATTCTCCATTAGTAGTAACTAGCACTACAAACACTTACATAACAATCACGTCAGACGTATTAAATAGTTCAGTGGTTGCTGTTGGTTTAACGCCATTCACACAAGGTTCAATTGACATTAGAGTTAAATCTACTGTTGGTTCACAAAGTAGTGAAGTTCAATATTCAAACGTTATTAATTATTTAGTAACTCCATATTCTACAGAATTACCTAAACTTGCTGTTCCAGGAAACCACCAAGGTTGGAACCCTCCAACAGCACCAAGAATTGCTTCTTCAGCATTTGGAGAAACAGATTATGAAGGGTATGTTTGGTTAAATGGTGGCTTTAAATTTGTTGCACCAGATGCAAGTGGAAATTTCAATTGGGGTAATACTGACTATGGTGATGATGGATCGTTTTCTGGTGTATTAGTTGCAACAGGAGAGACTGACTGTACTGCATCAGCAGGATATTACAGAGTAAAAGCAGACCCAACAGCTGGAACTTGGTCTGCTGCTCCAGTAAGTTGGGGAATCATTGGAGCTGCTACACCAACTGGATGGGGTTCTGATACTGATTTAATATACAACCCAACTACTAAAAAATTAGAAATTGCAAGTATCGCTTTAGTACCTGGAGCATTCAAGTTTAGAGGAAACAATGCTTGGAGCAATGGATTTGATTTAGGAACAGTAAATGCAGATGGCTACTTGATAGATGGTGGCGATTTAACTTTTTCTGGAGCAGCTGGAAATTACAAAGTAATATTAGACCTTTCTAATCCAAGAAGATATACTTACGAGTTAATTGCTCTTTAA